A segment of the Streptomyces sp. NBC_01235 genome:
GAGGCGAACAGATCTCGGGCCGGGCGTCCATCCAAGGGTTCCCCGACCGGACGCTCAGGGCGTTGGCCCCGCGGGTGCGGGGCCAATGATCTGCGGGAGTGCCTCAGCATCAGTCCGTTGACATGGCGGACAACATGCCAGCCGGGTATCGGCTTCCGGCCGATCCCTGGGGGAGGATCTGTGTGATCTGCTTGAGGTCGGCGTCGGTGAGTTCGACGTCGGCGGCTCCGGCGTTCTCCTCCACTCGTTCGGCGTTTCGGGTGCCGGGAATCGGAACCACGTCGTCACCCTGGGCGAGCAGCCAGGCCAGTGCGAGCTGGGCAGCGGTGATGCCCTTGGCTGCGGCAAGCTTCTTGAGCTGCTCGGTGGCGTGCAGGTTGTACGTGTAGTTCTCGCCCTGCCAGCGCTCGTCCCAGCTGCGCATGTCGTCCGCCGGGTACTCGGCGGCGGGCTTGACCACGCCGGTCAGGAAGCCGCGGCCCAGCGGGGAGTAGGGCACCAGGCCGATGCCCAGCTCGCGCAGGGCCGGCAGGGTCTTCTCCTCCACCTCGCGTTCGAAGATCGAGTACTCGAACTGCAGAGCCGTGACCGGGGTGACGGCATGGGCGCGGCGGATGTACTGCGGGCCGACGTTGCTCAGGCCGAAGTACTTCACCTTGCCCTCGGCGATCAGTTCGCCGACGACACCCGCGACCTCCTCGACCGGCACCTCGGGGTCGGAGACGTGCTGATAGAAGAGGTCGATGTAGTCGGTCTGCAGGTAGCGCAGGCTGCTCTCGGCGACCTTGCGGATGTTCTCCGGGCGGCTGTTGAACCCTGCACCGATCTGCTGCG
Coding sequences within it:
- a CDS encoding aldo/keto reductase, encoding MHHRNLGSQGLRVSALGLGTMGMTLAYGSSNEEESIATIRRAHELGIDFFDTAELYGVGTGSNEILLGKAVKDFRDKVVLATKFGYDMTAQQIGAGFNSRPENIRKVAESSLRYLQTDYIDLFYQHVSDPEVPVEEVAGVVGELIAEGKVKYFGLSNVGPQYIRRAHAVTPVTALQFEYSIFEREVEEKTLPALRELGIGLVPYSPLGRGFLTGVVKPAAEYPADDMRSWDERWQGENYTYNLHATEQLKKLAAAKGITAAQLALAWLLAQGDDVVPIPGTRNAERVEENAGAADVELTDADLKQITQILPQGSAGSRYPAGMLSAMSTD